Proteins from a genomic interval of Ramlibacter algicola:
- a CDS encoding PhzF family phenazine biosynthesis protein, protein MTSRPFQQVDVFTSVPYLGNPVAVVLDGRGLTTGQMQAFTSWTNLSEATFVLPPEHPDADYKLRIFYPKAELPFAGHPTLGSCHAWLAAGGRPKGEFIVQECGVGLVKIRRDGERLAFAAPPLRKSGPLPESDVELIARGLGVPRADIVAHAWCDNGPNWRGVMLRDAQQVLALKPDGAVLDGLDVGVVGARGKVGVVGARNDDCAFEVRAFFPGNNGMAEDPVTGSLNAALAQWLIGSGMAPPRYIASQGTALGRAGRVHVERDASGETWIGGASVTCIEGQVHL, encoded by the coding sequence ATGACCTCACGCCCGTTCCAGCAAGTCGACGTGTTCACGTCCGTGCCCTACCTGGGCAATCCCGTCGCCGTGGTCCTCGATGGCCGCGGACTCACCACCGGTCAGATGCAGGCGTTCACCAGCTGGACCAACCTGTCCGAAGCGACCTTCGTGCTGCCGCCCGAGCATCCGGACGCCGACTACAAGCTGCGCATCTTCTATCCCAAGGCGGAACTGCCCTTCGCCGGCCACCCGACGCTGGGCAGCTGCCATGCCTGGCTGGCCGCCGGTGGACGGCCCAAGGGCGAGTTCATCGTGCAGGAGTGCGGCGTCGGGCTCGTGAAGATCCGCCGCGACGGCGAGCGCCTCGCGTTCGCTGCGCCGCCGCTGCGCAAGTCGGGACCGCTGCCCGAGAGCGACGTCGAGCTGATCGCGCGAGGCTTGGGCGTGCCGCGGGCGGACATCGTCGCGCACGCCTGGTGCGACAACGGCCCGAACTGGCGCGGCGTGATGCTGCGCGATGCGCAGCAGGTGCTCGCGCTGAAGCCCGACGGCGCCGTGCTGGACGGACTGGATGTCGGCGTCGTCGGCGCGCGTGGGAAGGTCGGCGTGGTGGGTGCCCGCAACGACGACTGTGCGTTCGAAGTCCGCGCCTTCTTCCCGGGCAACAACGGCATGGCCGAGGACCCGGTCACCGGCAGCCTGAACGCGGCGCTGGCCCAATGGCTGATCGGCTCGGGGATGGCGCCGCCGCGCTACATCGCTTCGCAAGGCACCGCATTGGGCCGCGCGGGTCGTGTGCACGTCGAGCGCGACGCGAGCGGCGAGACCTGGATCGGCGGCGCCTCCGTCACCTGCATCGAAGGCCAGGTGCACCTGTGA
- a CDS encoding VOC family protein — protein sequence MTGTRIDHLVVGADSLAQGTAWCERTLGVTPGPGGEHAFMGTHNRLLRIATVDHPRTYFEVIAPNPAVPQAPEGRRRWFDLDEPRVRDALRTHGPRLLHWVVQVPDLTAAVAAWQALGIERGRIVAASRETPRGLLRWEITVRDDGQRLFDGCLPTLIAWGDVHPAATMPDSGVTLHGVRVRHPQAALLGRAFAAIGLEGVELAEGSPNLGVTLLGPRGTARLASDGL from the coding sequence GTGACCGGCACGCGCATCGACCACCTCGTCGTCGGTGCGGATTCGCTCGCGCAAGGCACCGCCTGGTGCGAGCGCACGCTGGGCGTCACGCCAGGGCCCGGTGGCGAGCACGCGTTCATGGGCACGCACAACCGGCTGCTGCGCATCGCGACGGTCGACCATCCGCGCACGTACTTCGAAGTCATCGCACCGAACCCGGCGGTGCCACAGGCGCCGGAAGGCCGCCGCCGCTGGTTCGACCTCGACGAGCCGCGCGTGCGCGACGCGCTGCGCACGCACGGCCCGCGGCTGCTGCACTGGGTGGTGCAGGTGCCGGACCTCACCGCTGCAGTTGCCGCGTGGCAGGCGCTCGGCATCGAACGCGGCCGCATCGTGGCCGCTTCGCGCGAAACGCCGCGCGGCCTGCTGCGCTGGGAGATCACGGTGCGCGACGACGGCCAGCGCCTGTTCGACGGCTGCCTGCCGACGCTGATCGCCTGGGGCGACGTGCACCCGGCCGCCACGATGCCCGACAGCGGCGTGACGCTGCACGGCGTTCGCGTGCGCCACCCGCAGGCCGCGCTGCTTGGCCGCGCCTTCGCCGCCATCGGACTCGAAGGCGTCGAGCTGGCCGAAGGCTCGCCGAACCTCGGCGTGACGCTGCTGGGCCCGCGGGGGACCGCCCGGTTGGCTTCGGACGGGCTGTGA
- a CDS encoding DUF6496 domain-containing protein, whose product MARYGRKSHEKVEETMHEMKRGQLRSSTGKKVTSRKQAIAIGLSEARSEGGKVPAKKGAAKKTTAKKTTAKKATAGKTTAKKATAKKTTARKTPAKKTAARKTAARKSPARKAAARKTPARKTTAKKTTAKQSTARKTTARKSSAPRKSTGRKTAAKKSS is encoded by the coding sequence ATGGCGCGATACGGCAGGAAGTCGCACGAGAAGGTCGAGGAAACGATGCACGAGATGAAGCGCGGGCAACTGCGCAGCAGCACGGGCAAGAAGGTCACCAGCCGCAAGCAGGCGATCGCCATCGGCTTGTCGGAGGCGCGCAGCGAAGGCGGCAAGGTGCCGGCGAAGAAGGGCGCCGCGAAGAAGACCACGGCGAAGAAGACCACGGCGAAGAAGGCGACCGCCGGCAAGACCACCGCGAAGAAGGCGACGGCCAAGAAGACCACCGCACGGAAGACGCCGGCGAAGAAGACCGCCGCCAGGAAGACGGCGGCTCGCAAGTCCCCGGCCCGCAAGGCGGCGGCCCGGAAGACCCCCGCCCGCAAGACGACCGCGAAGAAGACGACCGCGAAGCAGTCGACCGCCCGCAAGACGACCGCGCGCAAGTCGTCGGCGCCCCGCAAGTCCACGGGACGCAAGACGGCGGCGAAGAAGAGCTCCTAG
- a CDS encoding histidine phosphatase family protein, whose translation MGMLYLVRHGQASLGADDYDQLSDLGVRQSVRLGEYFAAQGLRFDAVIAGTLQRHLQTLDGIRRGMGFPGEHLAWSGLNEYDSEAVIRAIHPAQLERPTSAEAARQHFRLLRQGLAAWIDGTTQPEGMPPYPQFVHGVTSALDHVRANHFGKTVLVVTSGGPISTAVGHVLGTPAAATIELNLRLRNTSVTELAFNPKRLSLHTFNTLPHMDAPDLRGDVTYA comes from the coding sequence ATGGGAATGCTCTACCTCGTGCGCCACGGCCAGGCCTCGCTCGGCGCCGACGACTACGACCAGCTCAGCGACCTCGGCGTGCGCCAGAGCGTTCGCCTGGGCGAGTACTTCGCCGCGCAGGGCCTGCGTTTCGATGCCGTGATCGCGGGGACCTTGCAACGCCACCTGCAAACACTGGACGGCATCCGGCGCGGGATGGGGTTCCCGGGCGAGCACCTCGCGTGGTCCGGCCTGAACGAGTACGACAGCGAAGCGGTGATCCGCGCAATCCATCCGGCCCAACTCGAGCGTCCCACCTCCGCCGAGGCCGCGCGGCAGCACTTCCGCCTACTGAGGCAGGGACTGGCCGCGTGGATCGACGGCACCACGCAGCCCGAGGGCATGCCGCCCTATCCGCAGTTCGTGCACGGCGTCACCAGCGCCCTCGACCACGTGCGCGCCAACCACTTCGGGAAGACCGTGCTGGTGGTCACCAGCGGCGGCCCGATTTCCACCGCCGTCGGGCATGTGCTCGGCACGCCGGCAGCGGCGACGATCGAACTGAACCTGCGCCTGCGCAACACGTCGGTCACCGAGCTGGCGTTCAACCCGAAGCGGCTGTCGCTCCACACGTTCAACACGCTGCCCCACATGGACGCGCCCGACCTGCGGGGCGACGTCACCTACGCTTGA
- a CDS encoding thioredoxin family protein, giving the protein MSSSSAPVKGSSDWQVICLCAAWCGVCREWTPVFDELAATHPQVRFAWVDIEDEADAMGDVDVETFPTLLVAHGDTVRFFGPVQPSAVQVKRLLDSLIAAPEGREASSEAGVLLDRLRVEVLRKR; this is encoded by the coding sequence ATGTCCTCTTCCAGCGCGCCAGTGAAGGGTTCGAGCGACTGGCAGGTGATCTGCCTGTGCGCCGCCTGGTGCGGCGTGTGCCGCGAATGGACGCCCGTCTTCGACGAGCTCGCGGCCACGCATCCGCAAGTGCGCTTCGCCTGGGTGGACATCGAGGACGAGGCCGACGCGATGGGCGACGTCGACGTGGAAACTTTTCCCACGTTGCTGGTCGCGCACGGCGACACCGTGCGTTTCTTCGGTCCCGTGCAACCATCCGCGGTGCAGGTCAAACGCCTGCTGGATAGCCTGATCGCCGCTCCGGAAGGGCGCGAAGCATCGTCCGAGGCCGGCGTGCTGCTCGATCGCCTGCGTGTTGAAGTGCTCCGAAAACGCTAG
- a CDS encoding KGG domain-containing protein — protein sequence MASNNQGSQGKSNRGFASMDPERQRQIASEGGKAAHEKGTAHEFTSEEAREAGRKGGMARSANRKKASQ from the coding sequence ATGGCATCGAACAATCAGGGCAGCCAGGGCAAATCGAATCGCGGGTTCGCCTCGATGGATCCGGAACGTCAGCGCCAGATCGCCAGCGAAGGCGGGAAGGCCGCCCACGAGAAGGGCACGGCGCACGAGTTCACGTCCGAGGAAGCTCGCGAAGCCGGCCGCAAGGGCGGCATGGCACGCAGCGCGAATCGCAAGAAGGCCTCGCAGTAA
- a CDS encoding creatininase family protein → MPLRSRYWADLSTRDFAALDASRVVAVLPVAATEQHGPHLPVSVDTTIVDAVVAASLPLLPPEAPVLFLPTQAIGKSNEHIRFPGTLTLSAETTIRLWTEIGESVARAGVRKLVLFNSHGGQVSVMDIVARDLRTRCEMLVVSANWYGLPLGDDVMGRFPREEHRFGIHAGDMETSLMLAARPQHVDMAQARDFRSTSQDRAARFAILGNGTSAKLGWQMQDYNAQGAAGNASVATAEKGRALLDAAGRQLALLLQEVDQLPLSTLVDRPEPG, encoded by the coding sequence ATGCCGCTCCGCTCCCGCTATTGGGCCGACCTCAGCACGCGCGACTTCGCCGCGCTCGACGCGTCGCGCGTCGTCGCGGTGCTGCCCGTCGCGGCCACCGAGCAGCACGGGCCGCACCTGCCGGTCAGCGTCGACACCACGATCGTCGATGCGGTGGTGGCGGCAAGCCTGCCGCTCCTGCCGCCGGAAGCGCCGGTGCTGTTCCTGCCCACGCAGGCGATCGGCAAGAGCAACGAGCACATCCGCTTTCCCGGCACGCTGACGTTGTCGGCCGAGACGACGATCCGGCTGTGGACCGAGATCGGCGAGTCGGTGGCACGTGCGGGCGTGCGCAAGCTGGTGCTGTTCAACTCGCACGGCGGCCAGGTCAGCGTGATGGACATCGTCGCGCGCGACCTGCGCACGCGCTGCGAGATGCTGGTGGTCTCGGCCAACTGGTACGGCCTCCCGCTGGGCGATGACGTGATGGGCCGCTTCCCGCGCGAGGAGCACCGATTCGGCATCCACGCCGGCGACATGGAGACGTCGCTGATGCTCGCCGCGCGCCCGCAGCACGTGGACATGGCGCAGGCGCGGGACTTCCGCTCGACCTCGCAGGACCGCGCGGCGAGGTTCGCGATCCTGGGCAACGGCACGAGCGCGAAGCTCGGTTGGCAGATGCAGGACTACAACGCGCAGGGCGCTGCGGGCAATGCCAGCGTCGCGACGGCGGAGAAGGGGCGTGCGCTCCTCGACGCCGCAGGGCGGCAACTCGCACTGCTGCTGCAGGAAGTCGACCAGCTGCCGCTGTCGACGCTGGTCGACCGGCCCGAGCCGGGCTGA
- a CDS encoding alpha/beta fold hydrolase, with protein MDTLQPLRTIDAGVLSVAFHEAGPADGPPVVLMHGFPYDIHSYVDVVPILASAGCRVVVPYLRGYGPTRFLREDTMRSGEQAALGADLLALLDALAIPRAVLAGYDWGGRACCVVAALWPERCTGLVSYNNYNIFDHARSLEPDRPDNERRLWYQYYFHSERGREGLRRNRRELCRLLWDTWSPTWRFDGGTFERSAAAFDNPDFVDVVIQSYRHRFNLVPGDPAYADIERRLAAQPAIAVPTITFDGADDGVRSPSPASAHAHRFTGWRDHRVVRGAGHNLPQEKPDVFAQAVLELVRRAG; from the coding sequence ATGGACACCTTGCAGCCCCTGCGGACCATCGACGCCGGCGTCCTGTCGGTCGCGTTCCACGAAGCCGGTCCGGCCGACGGCCCGCCGGTGGTGCTGATGCATGGCTTTCCGTACGACATCCACTCGTACGTGGACGTGGTGCCGATCCTCGCCAGCGCCGGTTGCCGGGTGGTCGTGCCTTACCTGCGCGGGTACGGGCCGACGCGGTTCCTGCGCGAGGACACGATGCGCTCGGGCGAGCAGGCCGCGCTCGGCGCGGACCTGCTGGCGCTGCTCGATGCGCTGGCGATCCCGCGCGCCGTGCTCGCCGGCTACGACTGGGGCGGGCGCGCCTGCTGCGTCGTCGCCGCGCTTTGGCCCGAGCGTTGCACGGGCCTGGTCTCGTACAACAACTACAACATCTTCGACCACGCGCGTTCGCTCGAACCGGACAGGCCCGACAACGAACGGCGCCTCTGGTACCAGTACTACTTCCATTCCGAGCGCGGTCGCGAAGGGCTGCGTCGCAACCGGCGCGAGCTGTGCCGCTTGCTGTGGGACACCTGGTCGCCGACCTGGCGCTTCGACGGTGGGACGTTCGAGCGCAGCGCCGCCGCGTTCGACAACCCGGACTTCGTCGACGTGGTGATCCAGTCGTACCGGCACCGCTTCAACCTCGTCCCTGGCGACCCGGCGTACGCGGACATCGAGCGCCGCCTGGCCGCGCAGCCGGCGATCGCCGTGCCGACGATCACCTTCGATGGCGCCGATGACGGCGTGCGCTCGCCGTCACCGGCGTCGGCGCATGCGCACCGCTTCACCGGCTGGCGCGATCACCGCGTGGTGCGAGGCGCCGGGCACAACCTGCCGCAGGAAAAGCCCGACGTGTTCGCGCAAGCGGTGCTGGAGCTGGTTCGCCGCGCGGGCTGA
- a CDS encoding MFS transporter, translating to MRPAPVPVLDRNWPLVAAGALMTCVAIGVVFSLAVFLDPMGADTGWSRAGISVAMTLAFLSMGFAGFGWGTLSDRYGPRPVVAAGVVLLGLAAVVSSQAQSLLVFQVSFGVLMGVAAGAFFAPVIAATTVSFEKRRGLAIALVSAGMGVAPMTMSPLAGWLVTLYGWRLTLLGIGIATWVVLLPFVRFIRSVPAAAAPVATLGEPAPDTAREALRSRAFFVLAGAFFACCAAHSGPIFHTVSYAIGCGLPMVAAVTIYSMEGVGGLGGRLLFGVLADRYGAKPVLVAGLVVQGLAALAYLAVDQLGGFYAVALVFGAAYGGTMPLYAALARDAFSPRIQGTVLGAASMVSSLGMALGPFAGGWLYDRYGSYAWLYIGSMMAGLAAAAILLLFPRSPAATPPARLAPA from the coding sequence ATGCGTCCTGCCCCCGTTCCCGTCCTCGACCGCAACTGGCCGCTCGTCGCCGCCGGTGCCCTGATGACCTGCGTCGCCATCGGCGTCGTGTTCTCGCTGGCCGTGTTCCTGGACCCGATGGGCGCGGACACGGGCTGGTCGCGCGCCGGCATCTCGGTCGCGATGACGCTGGCCTTCCTGAGCATGGGCTTCGCCGGCTTTGGCTGGGGCACGCTCAGCGATCGCTACGGGCCGCGTCCGGTGGTCGCCGCCGGGGTCGTGCTGCTCGGGCTGGCGGCGGTCGTCTCGAGCCAGGCGCAGAGCCTGCTCGTGTTCCAGGTGAGCTTCGGGGTGCTGATGGGCGTGGCGGCGGGCGCGTTCTTCGCGCCTGTGATCGCGGCGACCACGGTGTCGTTCGAGAAGCGGCGCGGGCTGGCCATCGCGCTGGTGTCGGCCGGGATGGGGGTCGCCCCGATGACGATGTCGCCGCTGGCCGGCTGGCTGGTCACGCTCTACGGCTGGCGCCTGACGCTGCTGGGCATCGGCATCGCGACCTGGGTCGTGCTGTTGCCGTTCGTGCGGTTCATCCGCTCCGTGCCTGCCGCCGCCGCGCCCGTGGCCACGCTGGGCGAGCCTGCACCGGACACGGCGCGCGAAGCGCTTCGCTCGCGCGCCTTCTTCGTGCTGGCCGGCGCCTTCTTCGCCTGCTGCGCGGCGCACTCGGGGCCGATCTTCCACACCGTGAGCTATGCGATCGGCTGCGGCCTGCCGATGGTGGCCGCCGTCACCATCTACAGCATGGAAGGAGTCGGCGGGCTGGGCGGGCGCTTGCTGTTCGGCGTGCTCGCCGACCGCTACGGCGCCAAGCCGGTGCTGGTCGCGGGGCTCGTCGTGCAAGGGCTGGCGGCATTGGCCTATCTCGCGGTGGACCAGCTGGGCGGCTTCTATGCGGTGGCGCTCGTGTTCGGCGCGGCGTACGGCGGCACGATGCCGCTGTATGCAGCCCTCGCGCGCGACGCGTTCAGCCCGCGCATCCAGGGCACCGTGCTGGGCGCGGCATCGATGGTCTCCAGCCTGGGCATGGCACTCGGCCCGTTCGCCGGCGGCTGGCTGTACGACCGCTACGGCAGCTACGCATGGCTGTACATCGGCTCGATGATGGCCGGCCTCGCGGCGGCCGCCATCCTGCTGCTGTTCCCGCGCTCGCCGGCTGCCACGCCGCCGGCGCGGCTGGCCCCGGCCTGA
- the mdeB gene encoding alpha-ketoglutarate dehydrogenase, with translation MTDQSITRFLLTPGTDTDPAETAEWREALSALITSEGPERARFILDQLAAMARTPQVGWSPELVTPYVNTIPVEQQPPFPGDLAIEERLASLMRWNALAMVAKANGAYGELGGHIASYASAADLFEVGFNHFFHAKSEQHGGDLVFFQPHSAPGVYARAFLEGRLSEADLAHYRQEITAPQRGARGLSSYPHPWLMPDFWQFPTGSMGIGPISSIYHARFMRYLTHRQLLDCTGRKVWGVFGDGEMDEPESMSALTLASREKLDNLVWVVNCNLQRLDGPVRGNGRIVDELEKLFRGAGWHVVKLLWGSDWDGLFARDLTGALVKAFAHTVDGQMQTFAAKDGRFNRDNFFGQNEELARLAQGMTDEQIDRLKRGGHDLVKIHAAYHVAARHQGQPVVILAHTKKGYGMGTAGQGRMTTHSQKKLDEAALLEFRNRFNLPISDAQATNLDFFKPADDSAEMRYLHERRRALGGSMPRRETKAPQLPVPDLASYAQFALQAAGKEMSTTMAFVRLLGNLLKDKQLGPRIVPIVADEARTFGMANLFKQVGIYSSAGQLYDPEDIGSVLSYREALDGQILEEGISEAGAIASWTAAATSYSVHGVPMLPFYIYYSMFGFQRVGDAIWAAADQRARGFLLGATSGRTTLGGEGLQHQDGSSHLVAATIPNCKAYDPAFAGELAVLLDHGMREMLVDQNDVFYYLTLMNENYAQPDLPEGAARGVVRGGYRFAVYGEGAPKVTLLGSGAILTEAVQAARALAADGITAEVLSITSWSELARDGLHAEQRAMRGEAHGTPYLHELLAGTKSPIVAASDYVRAVPEAIRAFLPEGRRYLTLGTDGFGRSDTRAALRGFFGVDAAHVAQAARHLLRG, from the coding sequence ATGACCGACCAGAGCATCACCCGCTTCCTCCTGACGCCCGGCACCGACACCGACCCGGCGGAAACGGCCGAGTGGCGCGAGGCGCTCAGCGCGCTGATCACCAGCGAAGGCCCGGAGCGCGCTCGCTTCATCCTCGACCAGCTGGCCGCGATGGCGCGCACGCCGCAGGTGGGGTGGTCGCCCGAGCTGGTCACGCCGTACGTCAACACGATCCCGGTCGAGCAGCAGCCGCCATTCCCGGGTGACCTGGCGATCGAGGAGCGCCTGGCGTCGCTGATGCGCTGGAACGCGCTGGCGATGGTGGCGAAGGCGAATGGCGCGTACGGCGAGCTGGGCGGGCACATCGCGAGCTACGCCAGCGCGGCCGACCTGTTCGAGGTCGGCTTCAACCACTTTTTCCACGCGAAGAGCGAGCAGCACGGCGGCGACCTGGTGTTCTTCCAGCCGCACAGCGCCCCGGGCGTCTACGCGCGTGCCTTCCTCGAGGGCCGGTTGAGCGAAGCGGACCTCGCGCACTACCGCCAGGAGATCACGGCGCCGCAGCGTGGCGCGCGCGGCCTGTCGTCGTACCCGCATCCCTGGCTGATGCCTGACTTCTGGCAGTTCCCGACCGGCTCGATGGGCATCGGGCCGATCAGCTCGATCTACCACGCGCGCTTCATGCGCTACCTCACGCACCGGCAATTGCTCGATTGCACCGGCCGCAAGGTGTGGGGCGTGTTCGGCGACGGCGAGATGGACGAGCCCGAGAGCATGAGCGCGCTGACGCTCGCCTCGCGCGAGAAGCTGGACAACCTGGTGTGGGTGGTCAACTGCAACCTGCAGCGGCTCGACGGCCCGGTGCGCGGCAACGGTCGCATCGTCGACGAGCTGGAAAAGCTGTTCCGCGGCGCCGGCTGGCACGTGGTCAAGCTGCTGTGGGGCAGCGACTGGGACGGCCTGTTCGCGCGTGACCTCACCGGCGCGCTGGTCAAGGCGTTCGCGCACACCGTCGACGGCCAGATGCAGACGTTCGCGGCCAAGGACGGCCGCTTCAACCGCGACAACTTCTTCGGCCAGAACGAGGAGCTCGCGCGGCTGGCGCAGGGCATGACCGACGAGCAGATCGATCGCCTGAAGCGCGGTGGCCACGACCTGGTGAAGATCCACGCGGCTTACCACGTCGCCGCGCGGCACCAGGGGCAGCCGGTAGTGATCCTGGCCCACACCAAGAAGGGCTACGGCATGGGCACGGCGGGCCAGGGCCGGATGACCACGCACAGCCAGAAGAAGCTGGACGAGGCGGCGCTGCTGGAATTCCGCAACCGCTTCAACCTGCCGATCTCCGACGCGCAGGCGACCAACCTCGATTTCTTCAAGCCGGCGGACGACAGCGCGGAGATGCGCTACCTGCACGAGCGCCGCCGCGCGCTCGGCGGCTCCATGCCGCGTCGCGAGACCAAGGCGCCGCAGTTGCCGGTGCCGGATCTCGCCAGTTACGCGCAGTTCGCGCTGCAGGCGGCCGGCAAGGAGATGTCCACCACGATGGCGTTCGTGCGCCTGCTGGGCAACCTGCTGAAGGACAAGCAGCTGGGCCCGCGCATCGTGCCGATCGTGGCCGACGAGGCGCGCACCTTCGGCATGGCCAACCTGTTCAAGCAGGTGGGCATCTATTCCAGCGCGGGGCAGCTGTACGACCCGGAGGACATCGGCTCGGTGCTGTCGTACCGCGAAGCGCTCGACGGCCAGATCCTCGAAGAAGGCATCAGCGAAGCCGGCGCCATCGCCAGCTGGACGGCCGCGGCCACCAGCTACAGCGTGCACGGTGTCCCGATGCTGCCGTTCTACATCTACTACTCGATGTTCGGCTTCCAGCGGGTGGGCGACGCGATCTGGGCGGCGGCCGACCAGCGCGCGCGCGGCTTCCTGCTGGGCGCGACGTCGGGCCGCACGACGCTGGGCGGCGAGGGCTTGCAGCACCAGGACGGCAGCAGCCACCTGGTCGCGGCGACGATCCCGAACTGCAAGGCCTACGACCCGGCGTTCGCGGGCGAACTCGCGGTCCTGCTGGACCACGGCATGCGCGAAATGCTGGTGGACCAGAACGACGTCTTCTACTACCTGACGTTGATGAACGAGAACTACGCGCAGCCGGACCTGCCCGAAGGCGCGGCGCGCGGCGTGGTGCGCGGCGGTTACCGCTTCGCCGTGTACGGCGAAGGCGCGCCGAAGGTGACGCTGCTCGGGTCCGGCGCCATCCTCACCGAGGCCGTGCAGGCGGCGCGGGCGCTGGCGGCCGACGGCATCACGGCGGAAGTCCTGAGCATCACCAGCTGGAGCGAGCTGGCGCGCGACGGCCTGCATGCGGAGCAGCGTGCGATGCGCGGCGAGGCGCACGGCACGCCGTACCTGCATGAACTGCTTGCGGGAACGAAGAGTCCGATCGTCGCCGCCAGCGACTACGTGCGGGCGGTGCCGGAAGCGATCCGAGCTTTCCTGCCGGAAGGGCGCCGCTACCTGACGCTGGGCACCGATGGCTTCGGCCGCAGCGACACGCGTGCGGCGCTGCGTGGCTTCTTCGGCGTCGACGCCGCGCACGTCGCGCAGGCGGCGCGGCACCTGCTGCGCGGCTGA
- a CDS encoding RidA family protein gives MAEDPIVRLDPDAMARPGGHYSHAVVAGGLVFVSGQLPITPDGEKLTGAPFARQAEQVLANVRIALEAAGSGVPRLVQVRVYVDDMAHWPEFNTIYARWAGESRPARAVVPVGPLHFGLQVEVEAVALAGS, from the coding sequence ATGGCCGAAGACCCGATCGTCCGGCTGGACCCCGACGCCATGGCGCGGCCGGGCGGGCACTACAGCCACGCGGTGGTCGCCGGCGGCCTGGTGTTCGTGTCCGGGCAATTGCCGATCACCCCCGACGGCGAGAAGCTGACCGGGGCGCCGTTCGCCCGCCAGGCCGAGCAGGTGCTGGCCAACGTGCGCATCGCGCTGGAGGCGGCCGGCAGCGGCGTGCCCCGGCTGGTCCAGGTGCGCGTGTATGTCGACGACATGGCCCACTGGCCGGAGTTCAACACCATCTACGCGCGCTGGGCCGGCGAATCCCGGCCTGCACGCGCGGTGGTCCCCGTCGGGCCGCTGCACTTCGGCCTGCAGGTCGAGGTCGAGGCGGTGGCCCTGGCCGGCTCCTGA
- a CDS encoding DSD1 family PLP-dependent enzyme — MTSLQDLATPCALVDVARMQRNIARMQARMDALGVRFRPHVKTSKCVDVARRQRDAGARGITVSTLKEAEEFFAAGFDDILYAVGIAPNKFAQARALRERGCDLKLITDNAAAATALGRFGAAHGHRFEAWIEIDCDGHRSGIAPEGAALLEVARAIVEGGSALGGVLTHAGSSYELDTEAALQAMAEQERAGCVRAAQRLRDEGFPCPNVSVGSTPTALSAQSLQGVTEVRAGVYVFQDLVMANVGICSPADIALGVLTTVIGHQAEKGWTIVDAGWMAMSRDRGTQRQRHDYGYGQVCTATGDVIDGCLMTGANQEHGIVSCTGGAGSSVAERFPVGTQLLVRPNHACATGAQFPEYVAVQPDGTLARWPRFAGW; from the coding sequence ATGACTTCCTTGCAGGACCTCGCGACGCCTTGCGCACTCGTGGACGTGGCGCGCATGCAGCGCAACATCGCGCGCATGCAGGCGCGGATGGACGCCCTGGGCGTGCGCTTCCGGCCGCACGTGAAAACGAGCAAGTGCGTCGACGTCGCGCGCCGGCAGCGCGACGCCGGCGCGCGCGGCATCACGGTGTCGACCCTCAAGGAAGCCGAGGAATTCTTCGCCGCCGGCTTCGACGACATCCTGTACGCGGTGGGCATCGCGCCCAACAAGTTCGCGCAGGCGCGCGCGCTGCGCGAGCGCGGCTGCGACTTGAAGCTCATCACGGACAACGCCGCGGCCGCGACCGCGCTGGGGCGGTTCGGTGCCGCGCACGGCCACCGTTTCGAGGCCTGGATCGAGATCGACTGCGACGGCCACCGCTCCGGCATCGCGCCCGAGGGGGCTGCGTTGTTGGAGGTCGCCCGTGCCATCGTCGAGGGCGGCAGTGCCCTGGGCGGCGTGCTCACGCATGCCGGATCCAGCTACGAACTGGACACCGAAGCCGCGCTGCAAGCGATGGCCGAGCAGGAGCGGGCCGGCTGCGTGCGCGCCGCGCAGCGCCTGCGCGACGAGGGCTTCCCGTGCCCGAACGTTTCCGTCGGCTCGACGCCGACGGCGCTGTCGGCGCAGTCGCTGCAAGGGGTGACCGAGGTGCGGGCGGGCGTGTACGTGTTCCAGGACCTGGTGATGGCCAACGTGGGCATCTGCTCGCCCGCGGACATCGCGCTGGGCGTGCTCACCACCGTGATCGGGCACCAGGCCGAGAAGGGGTGGACCATCGTGGATGCCGGCTGGATGGCCATGAGCCGCGACCGCGGCACCCAGCGCCAGCGCCATGACTACGGCTACGGGCAGGTCTGCACGGCCACCGGCGATGTCATCGACGGCTGCCTGATGACGGGCGCCAACCAGGAGCACGGCATCGTGTCCTGCACAGGCGGCGCCGGGAGCTCGGTCGCCGAGCGCTTTCCGGTGGGCACGCAACTCCTGGTGCGCCCCAACCATGCCTGCGCCACCGGAGCGCAGTTTCCCGAGTACGTCGCCGTGCAGCCGGACGGCACCTTGGCGCGCTGGCCGCGCTTCGCGGGGTGGTGA